Proteins from a single region of Hermetia illucens chromosome 3, iHerIll2.2.curated.20191125, whole genome shotgun sequence:
- the LOC119651734 gene encoding ATP-dependent RNA helicase vasa — MFYSSLVMADEWDEDYSYGSNGKSFGRGNYVPNSTTETQQNDGWEEETNQEESAPQDNGSPDNGNRWNPGGGSGGYRSEGGSGGNRYEGGRGGRGRGGRGGRGGNRGGGFRRDDNREGYQRDGYQRDGPRNGYGGDNNKFDDSDNDHRGSRGGFRGGRGGRGGERGSGRGRGGGRDGENGFGGDRRYDRNGGSGDGGDNDKMTKDKPREFYIPPDPTEDENEIFNTGISSGINFDKYDKIPVNVSAGAPPAISSFEESGLRKFVLDNVRKSGYIRPTPIQKNAIPIIMQKMDLMACAQTGSGKTAAFLLPIIHTLLEENKDLVIGKPQCFIISPTRELAIQIFNEARKFALGSYLKIQVVYGGTAVKHQGNNIARGSHIIVCTPGRLLDFVEKEMLSFEDVRFMVLDEADRMLDMGFMPAVEKVMNHPTMASVIQRQTLMFSATFPEDIQRLAGQFLNNYAFLAIGVVGGACTDVEQTFHKVTRFEKRTKLTQILEDCVGEGGVMVFVETKRNADYLASLLSETKFPTTSIHGDRLQREREEALADFKSGKMVILIATSVAARGLDIKQVAHVINYDLPKSIDEYVHRIGRTGRVGNCGKATSFYDPDQDAAIAGDLVKILKQANQPVPDFFLSVSGSGGGGGGGFRSKFGGRDVRRSKNVETNENSGYAAVTSEPTAQEPEEEW; from the exons ATGTTTTACTCTTCCTTAGTGATGGCAGACGAATGGGACGAAGATTACTCG TACGGGTCAAATGGGAAGTCTTTTGGTCGCGGAAACTACGTTCCAAACAGCACAACGGAGACTCAACAAAACGATGGTTGGGAAGAGGAAACGAACCAAGAAGAATCAGCTCCACAGGACAACGGGAGCCCAGACAATGGCAACCGCTGGAATCCAGGTGGCGGAAGTGGAGGTTACAGATCTGAAGGAGGAAGCGGCGGTAACAGATACGAGGGCGGTCGTGGGGGCCGTGGTCGAGGTGGAAGAGGAG GCCGTGGAGGGAATAGAGGAGGTGGTTTCCGAAGAGATGACAACCGGGAGGGATACCAGCGGGACGGATACCAACGGGACGGACCTAGAAATGGGTACGGCGGTGATAATAATAAATTCGATGATAGCGACAACG ATCATAGAGGGTCTCGAGGAGGATTCCGCGGTGGTCGGGGCGGACGCGGCGGAGAAAGAGGCTCTGGCCGCGGTCGTGGCGGTGGCCGAGATGGAGAGAATGGCTTCGGAGGTGATCGTCGTTACGATCGTAATGGTGGCAGTGGGGACGGTGGAGATaatg ataaaatGACAAAAGATAAACCCCGTGAATTTTATATTCCACCTGATCCAACagaagatgaaaatgaaattttcaatacGGGCATTAGTAGCGGCATTAATTTTGATAAATATGATAAGATTCCAGTGAAT GTGTCAGCTGGCGCTCCACCAGCTATTTCATCGTTCGAAGAGTCAGGATTAAGAAAATTTGTCTTAGACAACGTGAGAAAGTCAGGTTACATTCGACCAACACCAATTCAAAAGAATGCAATTCCTATTATAATGCAAAAGATGGATTTAATGGCTTGTGCTCAGACTGGTTCAGGCAAGACG GCTGCATTTCTTTTGCCAATAATTCATACGCTTTTAGAAGAAAACAAGGACTTAGTTATAGGAAAACCTCagtgttttattatttcaccaacgagagaaTTAGCAATTCAG ATATTTAACGAAGCCAGGAAATTTGCCTTAGGTTCTTACTTAAAGATTCAAGTAGTGTACGGTGGAACGGCGGTAAAACATCAAGGGAACAATATTGCT AGAGGCAGTCATATTATTGTATGTACACCAGGAAGATTACTAGACTTTGTTGAAAAGGAAATGTTAAGTTTTGAGGATGTTCGTTTCATGGTATTGGATGAAGCAGATCGAATGTTGGATATGGGTTTCATGCCGGCTGTAGAAAAGGTTATGAACCACCCAACAATGGCATCGGTG ATTCAACGGCAGACTCTCATGTTTTCGGCTACTTTCCCAGAGGACATTCAACGATTGGCAGgacaatttttaaataattatgcTTTCTTAGCCATAGGTGTAGTTGGTGGTGCTTGTACTGATGTCGAGCAAACGTTCCATAAAGTTACCAGATTTGAGAAAAGGACAAAGCTTACG CAAATTCTCGAGGATTGTGTCGGAGAGGGTGGTGTCATGGTTTTCGTCGAGACGAAACGAAATGCCGATTATCTTGCATCTTTATTGTCGGAAACAAAGTTTCCAACAACTTCAATTCATGGTGATCGTTTACAAAGAGAACGTGAAGAAGCATTGGCTGATTTTAAGAGTGGTAAAATGGTGATATTAATAGCAACTTCAGTGGCAGCAAGAGGTTTAG ATATCAAACAAGTAGCACATGTGATCAACTACGATCTTCCAAAAAGCATTGACGAATATGTACATCGAATTGGACGTACGGGACGTGTTGGAAATTGTGGTAAAGCTACAAGCTTCTATGATCCGGATCAGGATGCAGCGATCGCGGGTGATTtggtaaaaattttaaaacagGCCAATCAACCCGTGCCCGACTTCTTCTTGTCAGTGAGTGGAAGCGGTGGTGGAGGAGGCGGAGGATTCCGCAGTAAATTCGGTGGCCGAGATGTACGACGTTCAAAGAATGTCGAG ACAAATGAAAACTCAGGGTACGCCGCTGTGACTTCTGAACCAACGGCACAAGAACCAGAAGAAGAGTGGTAG